The Lynx canadensis isolate LIC74 chromosome D1, mLynCan4.pri.v2, whole genome shotgun sequence genome has a segment encoding these proteins:
- the LOC115524540 gene encoding olfactory receptor 6M1, with protein sequence MPMGNWSTVTEFTLIAFPTLLELRILLFVVLLLTYTLTAIGNIVIIFLIWTDNHLQTPMYIFLSNLSFLDILYTTVVTPKLLACLLGEKKTLSFAGCITQTYFYFFLGTVEFILLAVMSFDRYVAICNPLRYTIIMNSRTCLLLVLSCWVGAFLSVLVPTIVVTRLPYCGKEINHFFCDIAPLLQVACVDTHLIEQINFLLSALVILSSLAFTTASYTYIISTILRIPSAQGRQKAFSTCASHITVISIAYGSNIFVYVRPNQNYSLNFDKVAAVLITVVTPLLNPFIYSLRNEKVKEVLRETINRIMSLILRIT encoded by the exons ATGCCCATGGGAAATTGGAGCACAGTGACTGAATTCACCCTGATCGCCTTTCCTACTCTCCTGGAGCTTCGAATACTCCTCTTTGTGGTTCTTTTGCTGACTTACACATTAACAGCAATAGGAAACATTGTCATCATCTTCCTAATATGGACTGATAATCACCTGCAAACCCCAATGTACATTTTCCTCAGTAATCTgtcttttctggatattttatacaCCACTGTCGTTACACCAAAGTTGCTAGCCTGCCTCCTAGGAGAGAAGAAAACCCTATCCTTTGCTGGCTGTATCACTCAAACatatttctacttctttctggGGACAGTGGAGTTTATCCTCCTAGCAGTGATGTCCTTTGACCGCTACGTGGCCATCTGTAACCCCCTGCGCTATACCATCATCATGAACAGCAGGACCTGCCTCCTGCTAGTTCTGAGCTGCTGGGTAGGAGCCTTCCTGTCTGTGTTGGTACCAACCATTGTAGTAACAAGGCTACCTTACTGTGGAAAAGAAATCAATCATTTTTTCTGTGACATTGCCCCTCTTCTGCAGGTGGCCTGTGTAGATACTCACCTCATTGAGCAGATCAACTTTCTCCTATCTGCCCTTGTCATCCTGAGCTCCCTGGCATTCACTACTGCGTCCTATACCTACATCATCTCTACCATCCTGCGCATCCCCTCGGCCCAAGGCCGTCAAAAAg ctttttctaccTGTGCTTCTCATATCACGGTCATTTCCATTGCTTACGGGAGCAATATCTTTGTGTATGTGAGACCCAATCAGAACTATTCCCTGAATTTTGACAAGGTAGCTGCTGTCCTCATTACAGTGGTGACCCCTCTCCTGAATCCTTTTATTTATAGTTTGAGAAATGAAAAGGTGAAAGAAGTATTGAGAGAGACAATAAACAGAATCATGTCCTTGATACTAAGGATAACCTGA